A segment of the Eptesicus fuscus isolate TK198812 chromosome 9, DD_ASM_mEF_20220401, whole genome shotgun sequence genome:
GGCTCTGACACCGACGACGCGGGTGGGCAGGTCAGAACTCCAGAAGTTTCTCTGTTCCCTGGGAGGTAGCACAAGGCACCgtggcctcctcctgcccctgcccctgcccctgctctgcccGGGGGACCCCTCCCGGCTCTCCCACGGCGGGTTAGGGCACACAGCACCTCCCCCCATCGTGTCCCTTGGGGTTCCCCGAGGGGAGCAGGATCCCCTCCCCATGTCCCTTCCTCCAGATCAGTGACAGCAGCGTCGGGACAGGGCAGGCAGCTGCTCGCGCAGCACACCGGGTTCCCACGGCCGCATGCTTCCTGAGGACGGGCCGAGGCCACCCGCTGGCTGTGCaggtcccagctcctcccacagaGACGGGCAGGGAATAGATGATGgttgggtgaatggatggatggatggatggatggatggatggatggatgaatggatggatggatggatggatgaatggatgaatgaatgaatgaatgaatgagcaaacgGCATCCTCTTGGGCAGCGTCCCTACGGCGTGCCCTGCTTTGGACACAGGACTTGGAGACGATCCTGCAGCCGTTGGGGCCTCGGCGGGTACAGAGCACATGGCCCTCAAGTCTCGGGGGGACAGGCTTCCGGAAAGGACCACGGCACGTCCCTCAAAATAAGTCAGGGGAAGCCCCAGCCAGTCCTGAGGGGCCTGCCGCCTTCCCGGGTCAGCTCTGCAGGAGCAGAAGGGAAAAgcgcggggtgcgggggggggggggtgggaggggagggggcacagcccAGGCTGCAACATCCCCGCGGGAGGAAGGCTGGGGTCTGCCGCGCTCAGCAGGAAGGAGGGGGCCACGTGCCGACACGCACAGGAGTGGTCGCACGAGATCGTGTCCAAGGGGCCGCCTGGACGGAGGGCCACCGCTGACACGCGTGCACCCTGAGTGTCCCGCATgccagcccggcctgtgctccCGCGGGGCAGCGTGGGACCATGGGACGCGGGGAGCGGCGTGCTGCTCCCCTCAGAGCGGGCACAGGAGGCCGTGCGGGCCCAGCGCTGCCTGGATGCACCTCGGGGTGTCAGTCACCCCACTCCCGGACACGGCCGCAGGTcacttctctcctccctgcctccgccTCCACCAGGACGAGGAAACATCCACGTGCGGTCCCGGAACGTTCCGGAAACGCCTGTTCTCGTGGGTGaagagcccctcctcccccgatGGCCTTGCTCTTGTGGGGCCCAGCGTATCGGGGTGGGGCCCCTGCTGACGTGCcccccagagaagagagaagcgCTGCATCTGATGGGTGGTGGGGTGAACTCTGTTCCCCCAAAAGACGCAGAGGCCCTAACCCCACCCCGTTCCTGTGGGGTGACCTTTCAGAGGAGTGTCTTGACAGGGCAGTCAGGTTAAAGCCGGGTCCACAGACACGGGAAGGCGTTTCCTAAAGGGTGATCCGCGGAACACCATCCTAGTCAATTCTCCATACTCGGGGTTCTGCGGCCACatgagtttgagaaacactgttggTTGGCTCCCTCCCCCTCAAGGCCATGCATGGCCTGTGTGGGCAGCCACATCCCTATGGCAACGGCTCCTCCGTCTCAGGAGAcctgcccacctgtgcccacctCGTCCCCCAGACATTCTGCTTTTAAGGTGcgggaggccctgggctggcTCACTGGGGGACATTTCAGGCCACAGGTGGCTCAGGTGACTGGGACGTGAGTCCTGGGTCGGCCACTGACACCCGTCGCCAGGGGAGTCAGGTGTCCAGCTTCCTGCTCACGGCACGTGCCCTCCCTGGGCGGTGGTCACGTGGCACGGCCCTGAGCCGGGCACAGGGGACCCGGGGACAGGATGGGAGCTCAGCTCACCCTCTCGGGGCAGGAGTGTCCCGAGGaccaggggagggtgtgtgctgGGCGCTCAGGCAGGGAAGgggcccacccacctgctccGCCTGCCTGCTGGACTGGGATGCCCTCCTGACAAAGACTTTTCCACACCTGGACGGGGACCCCTCCCTCAGGCTGCTGTCTGCACCCCACACCCTTCCGCTACCTGGAGccgaaggcaggcaggtgggcggctCCACTCTTTCCTCTTGGCTGCCTTGCTCGCCTGGACCCCTGGGCTCCCTCCCACAAGGGCCCAGGGGCAGGACAGAAGGAGGGGGCGTGGCCTAGCATCGGGGTGagtgggaggagcctgggctgcTATCCTGTCCCCTATTCAtcccctgggggagggcaggaggggaacGGGCGGAGGAGGGGCCCCCActcggaggagggagggaggagcctgagcccctgggggtcccctctgtccccctccccccaggctgccAGGTTCCCGGttcaggagccaggcagggcctctCTCAGGGCGTGAGGGGGACTTTAGGGGTGACAATGACTGAGGGCCCGAAGGATGAAAGGGGGAAAACCAACAGGTGGGGATGTGGCCACACGAGTGACCTGAGCGCCCCGGGTCCCTTGAGGAATAAGCCTCCCTGTCCCTGtcacccaggcctggctctgccctccccccacccccgcgcctgCCCTGTGGGAGTCTGGGGTTcgggcagggcaggtgggaggccgCTTTCCCTTGAGAATCAGCACATGGCTGAGCTGGAAGCACCAACTCCTGGACAATGGCCTGGGGCCCCGGCGGGTCCTCCCCCCGCGGCGGCGGCATCGGAGGCGGCGGCACTGTGGCCGGGCCTCCCGTGGCTCACGGCCGCCTCCGCCTTTGGGAACAGCCCTGGCCTCACCTCCCTGTGTCCGCGCCGCTGCCGGGAGGCGCCGGTCCTGCTGAGACAGGCAAGGGACCCCGGCCCAGGTCTGGATGCAGGGCTGGGTCCACAAGCCCAGAATGCCTGCGTCCCAGGCCCCGTCCCAgtccctctgggggagggggcgtcccaGGCCCCGTCCCAgtccccaggggagggggcgtCCCAGGCCCCGTCCCAgtccccaggggagggggcgtCCCAGGCCCCGTCCCAgtccctctgggggagggggcgtcccaGGCCCCGTCCCAGtccccccgggggagggggcgtcccAGGCCCCGTCCCAgtccctctgggggagggggcgtcccaGGCCCCGTCCCAgtccccaggggagggggcgtCCCAGGCCCCGTCCCAGtccccccgggggagggggcgtcccAGGCCCCGTCCCAgtccctctgggggagggggcgtcccaGGCCCCGTCCCAGtccctttgggggagggggcgtcccaGGCCCCGTCCCAgtccctctgggggagggggcgtcccaGGCCCCGTCCCAGtccctttgggggagggggcgtcccaggccccatcccagtccctctgggggagggggcgtcctAGACCCCATCCCAgtccctctgggggagggggcgtcccaGGCCCCGTCCCAgtccctctgggggagggggcgtcccaGGCCCCGTCCCAGtccctttgggggagggggcgtcccaGGCCCCGTCCCAGTCCCCCGGGGAGGAGGCTGCAGTGGACAGACGGTTCCCAGCACAAGCCGTCCCACCCCCAACACAGCGGCGGGGGAGGCATGTTCCGGCCTCTGAGCGCGCGGAGGTCCCAGCTCGCCGGGAGCCCGGCCTCCCCTGGGTGAGCAGAGCCACGACTCCGAACAACCTTGCCCGGCGGCAGCACCGCCCCCCCGTCTGCAGGCAAAGCAGCCGCCCGGGTCACGTGGCAGCGCCAAGGCCGCGCCCCCATCAGCGTGGCGGGCGGCCAGGGCCGGGGTCAGGGCCGGGTCAGCAGGTGCGCTCCTCACTCCCCGCGTGGCCCACGTGGCCCATCCCTGTgtcacccggggggggggggcgggttctgAGCCCTGCTGCTGAGAGAAACTTCCGGAACGGGAACCGTCCCCCGTTATTGCTGAGCATCAGCACCTGGGAACAGACTTCGAGGCGGAGACTCGCTGAACCACAGTGAAAGCACAGCCCCGGCCCGTCTGGCCATATGGCTCGCGAGTCACGTGTCCGCAGAGATCTTGGCGGCGTCTCCGGGACCCGGGACCGCAGGGGGCGCTGCAGCTCCGCGTGGAATCCACCTGCCTGGGAGGTGAGGCCGGGGCTGCCACCCTCGCCTGGGACCCTAGCACGCTGGActcccgggccgggcggggctcACGGCTCAGGGAAAGGGCAGGTCTcacggccccccctcccccccggcggctcagcccccctcagccccaggaAGACAGACTGGAGCTGGAGGTGGAGGCCCAGGTCTCCTGCGTCCCGCTCCGCTGGCTGCTGAcggcgggaggggagggcggcCAAGGCCATTTGCTAGCTGCCGGCAGAAGGAGCTCAGCTCAGGGCCTGTGTGTTCTCCAAGCGCCTGagctggaggaggggcctcagggtTGTTCGCAGGAGCCTGTTcctgggagccccccccccccccccccgctccctctgccccccaggtGGCCGGGCCTGCCAGGGCTCTGGCCTCCGCACCCACCgcatctccctccccagcccgtcCTGCCCACAGGCCTCCGTGcctgcccagcctccagcctgggaCTTGGCCGCTCCTGCCTTCAGGAAACCTggccgccctgcccccggccggccccgcctccacggCCCACGTTTCCAGAATAACGATGAGGGGCCGCTGAGCGCGGCTGCGAggcttctctccaggcctcgccGCCGTCTCTCCCCGTGTCAGCGCTGCCCCTGCCTGTCACTTCCCCAAACATGTCCAACCTCCGAGAGGAGACGGCGGGtgttccacccccacccccaccccctccccgtggGGGCTCTTCACGCCCGCTGAGCACAGCACGGGCGGCCGCTGCACACCGGTCCCGGCGCCAGGAATGCCACCCCCATCCTCCCGACAGTCAAACGCAGGTTCCAGAAAGGATGTTCTGTCCATGTCTGATCTCCAGGCTTAGATCACCGCCCTGTGAGGGGCTGAAAGCCAGCGATTCGATGCAGCGTCCGCCACCATCCACTGctcagtgaggggcaggggctgaggcagaccCCTCTGCAGGGTGTGTCCCCTGCACCCCGCCCTCTACCCCAGGTAGAGGGGTgtcagcccaggcctcctcctgcagctctggggagcctggcagagggagggggcctggcagagggaagggaccCCGAGAGTGGCAGCTCCCGGGTCAAAAGCGCCTCAGGACGGGCACGGGATGTGCAGGAATGaaaggccccaggccccacactGCTCTCAGGAGGAGAACGaggcccagggggcgggggggcgggggtaacGGAGCCGCGCACGAAGCACCAAATGCAATAAGTCGAGCAGGCAGCTTGAGACGGGAAATGAGAGGAGCAGGATGGAGCCATCAGCAGAAGAGCCCGCGGCTGCTCTAATGAGTCGGAGCTCACTTACCATTTGCTGTGCACACAGCTTTGCTCAGCAGAAGCAGACGGCGCCCCGGGAGGCTGGACGGGGCCAGAGGGCGGGGGGAGACACAGCCTGTGACCACACCGTCCCCCCCAAAACCACAGCCCGCAGGAGGAGCCGCGCAGCGTCCACTCGAAGGTCCCGGGTGAGACCTCAGGCCAGCCCGGCCACGGACAGAGGTCAGGATGTGTCTCTGGGCTCCGCACGCTTATGTGCGTGGACGCTCTTGGCCCAACGAAGCCACGCAAAACTGCTCAAGTTCAGGAGTCATTTGCTTCCAGTACTGTGTCTTTAAATCAAGGACGGATTCACTTCCCTCGTAGCAAACACCCAGCACAGTAACTAAAAGGGGCTCAGCGCTTacacctcccttctctccctcccagccccatccTGTCCCTCAAAAACTGTGTCGTCATCACGAGGCCTGCTCCCCAGGTTGTTCCACGGCTAGGTCAGGTGACCACTGGAGCGAGAGAAGAGGGCACCAGCTGTCCCTCCTGCTGACTGACGGAAGGATGCGACCCAGGGACACGGGAGGCCCTGGTGACAAGGACTAAGCAGCTCGGACATCAGCCCTGGGAACGCGTGAGCGAGTTCCCGTGTGAAAAGCGCCAGGCAGGACTGCGGTCTCCTCTGAGCCCGGCACCCTGGAGCTTCCGGGCGATCGATCCTGAATGGAGCGAACCCTGAAGGACAATGGAGACCACGGGGCTTCACCGTCCCTCCTGGTGGCACGCCTCCCCTCCGCTGAGAGCAGGGGCAGCTGAGGAACGTGCCCGATGGGTCTGAGCAGGGAGGAGAGTCTGCGGCCCAGGCACCAGCGGGCAGAGTCTcagcagccagggccaggcaggccgTCCTGAGCACTCGCTGTCGCCGAGCGCCGGGGCCCGGAGACCCCGCCGTGGGCCACGGCAGTAATGGGAGCCGGCTGGCTTCCATTCCCCACAGCGCCCTTTACGAGGTGTGAGATTAAAGCCCAGGAAATGACTTCCTATTTTCCTCCCCGGAGACTCGGTGATTACAGACTCAGAACATGGCCAGCAAGAGAGCTGTCACAGGAGGCGGGCGCTGCGCTCTGGGAGTCTCCTCTCTCGACCTCGAGTGAACTCCTAACCCACCTGACACTCACCCTCTGCCAGCACCACGGGCGGCTGGGGCTCAGCGCCCTGGAGAGCCTGAGCGAGGTGATTTTCCATCCCAGCGGCTCCTTGCTGGCGCCATCTATGCCTCAGCGTGAAGCACCAAGGTCAGGGGTGAGGACATGGAACCTCATCAAGTGACCTCATCAGATGACTCCACAATGAAGCAGCAAATCACCACAAAGATAATAAATGTCATTATCATCactgtcatcaccatcaccatctccatctccatctcaccaccatcatcaccatcattattatCATTGCCTTCACCATATCATGaacatcatcactatcatcatcaccatcatcatcatcatcatcatcaccatcatcatcaccatcatcaccatcatcatcaccatcatcaccatcaccattaccatctccatctcaccaccatcatcaccacctccatcatcaccatcaccatcattattatCATTGCCTTCATCACCATATCACgaacatcatcaccatcatcaccaccatcatcaccatcatcatcaccatcttccATAccaacatcatcaccatcaccattaccatctccatctcaccaccatcatcaccacctccatcatcatcatcaccatcattattatCATTGCCTTCATCACCATATCACAAACATCATCATCAcgatcatcatcactatcatcatcaccaccaccatctccatcaccatcatcaccatcatcatcatcatcaccatcaccatcaccatcaccatcttccATCATCACCGTcctcaccatcaccattaccatctccacctcaccaccatcatcaccacctccatcatcatcatcaccaccatcatcacgaTCATAATTATCATTGCCTTCATAACCATCATCAttactatcatcaccatcatcatctccatcacaatcatcaccatcaccaccatcatcatctctatctccatccccttcatcaccaccatcaccatggtGATCATAAttactatcatcaccatcatcaccatctccatcaccatcatcaacatcatcaccatctctatctccatcaccatcatcaacatcatcaccatctctatctccatcaccatcatcaccaccatcaccatgatCATAAttactatcatcaccatcatcaccatcatctccatcatcatATCCATCATCCTCACACTACCATTGCCATCAGCATCATGACTTGCATCCCCACCATCATCTTCGAAACAGCAGCAAACATGTACCAAGCAGCTGttacgtgccaggcactgagcaccTGGCAGGTACTATCTCACTGAATCTTTACAACATCACGAGATGCTTAATTCTGTCATCTCCACGGAGGCACAGAGGGGACAAGCAAGTTGCCCGAgttcacacagctcacacaggacGATGTCAAGAATGTGAAGGCCGGCAGTGGCACTTGTAACCACTCCACCAAAACTAGGAGAAATTCCCAAGCATTTCACTTACAGGGGGAtcgtggggcgggagggggggggggctttgtCGATTCCTATCAGTATCCATGTAATGTTAGCTCCTGCGAAACTGCTGAGTGCCCCAAATCAACAGCCCCTGCCCTTTCTATGCCCACCAATGCCTGTGGTGCGGACAGACAGGAAAACGTAACATGCTCCGTCTCAACATGTCtctacagaagccaaaataaaaTGTACAGCTCCCCAGATCTGGTTCCAAGCATCCCTCCTTGGCCAGAAACACTGCCCTCATGAATTCTATCGCTTCCTGAAACACGAATGCCAGCCTTCGGGGTGCCCCTGGCGGTGAGTGAGCACAGACGGGTCTGCTGAGGTGACAGGACTCCCACGTCCCTGGCAGCCTGCTGCCCTTGCCACCTGCACCTCTGCCCTCGGAGCCACGCTCGCTGGGTATAAAATCCGCTGGTGTGCACGGAGGTTCTCAGGTGCCAGGCCACGTCTCATACTTGTTCCTTCACTGAATCCTCGTGGCAACCGCTGAGGAGAGGCAGTGACTGAACTGTGCTGATGAAGACAGTGATGCAGAGAGAGATGAGAGCCTCCATGTCACAGAGCCACACGCGGCAGAGGCCAGATTCACACGGGGCCGCTGGCCACGCGTGCACCGTCCCCGAGGTCCCCCCGGGGCCTCTTTAAATTCCGCCTGAGACCGTGAGCCGCAGTCACGCTCGGGAAAGAGCTCGGAGCTCGGTCTACATGTGGCGATGGCTGAGGCAAGGGCGATTCCGAGGACGCCTGCctggggtctcagtgtcccaggCGATGGTGGCACGGATGTCGGACCAGCTGGCCTGGGAGGTCCCCCGGTTAGAGGCATCGTCTCCCCGTGCCCTGCCTCTCCTCGCCTCGGCCCGGAAGCGAGGGCCGCTGGCTGTCCCCGCCCAGCCTCGGCTTCCCTTCCGAGCATTGCCGTCGCTCTGCATCCGCGCACACATATTTACCCGCTTTCAATCTGTTTTGCTAAACAAATTAATTCCGCACCAGATTACGCGAGGGGGAACCATGCATCTTTTCCAAGATCTCATCTGCCGAGTTGGATTAGCGACATCCGATGTCCTGGGAATTAATTTGCGCAGCCTTCTAACGCGGTCCCCGGCGCTTCCTTCAGTCATCGCACACGTCATGGGGAGGAGATGGGGCCTGGGTTCCCATCCGTGTCTACACAGTCAGGGCCGGGGGCCGCGGGGTGACGGTGCCCGAGGCGGCAGCCCTCACTTCCATCACCATGACAGCGTGCGAGCTGAGATAAAAACGGAGGCTTTGTAAGCCGCCCCGGTGCCTGGCAGAGATGATGCCCGGCTGGCTGGCAGGCCATGGCCAGTGGCTGGacggacagggacagggggcgggggcgggggagggcggtcAGCCTGTGCCCGGCCCTGCAGACACGTTCCCGTGAGGCACCCAAGCTCCCGGCCCTGCCTGCGCCCCGAGAGGGAGCCCGGTTCCGCGTCCATCGGGTGTTGCTCTCTAGGGAAGAGGAGCGGAAACACCGCTCCCTCGTCCCGGGGAAGGGAGAAAGTAGGCCACGGAACAAAAGCCACGCGCTCCACAAAGCCTGTCCGCCGGGATGCAGTGACGGGGGCAGGGGTCAAGTGCAGGGGAAACCGCCAGGTGCTGCAGACGGACCCTGGGGAGCAACCCCTCCCCTCCTGGGTTCTGAAAGGCCCCGCCAGGGCCCGAGGAGCCCCCAAACCTTAGGACGTGCAGAGCAAGCGGGTGTGGGGGAggccgctgcccccgccccctgtgctCATGCCCTGGACACGGCACCCCCTTCTCCTGAGTCAGCAAGTACAGCTGCTTGTCGCACGCACAGGTCCCACCTCTGCACTTGGACATGGAGGGGCCTGGGCAAaggggctggaggcagctgggaCCGAGGTGCCCTGCTCTGCTGTCCTTGTAGCCGGGCGGTGGGACACGCGGTGGCCATGCGGAGAGGGACGGGCCTGGGCCCGGGAGACCTCTCAGCCCTCCTCCTCGGGAGCCATCGGAGAACACGGTACAGgcgggaaaggaaaaggaaacctcGCTGCAGGAGGCGTTTCCCGCCCGGCACCCGGCACCAGGTCCCGAGGCTGCGCCCCTGTCCTCCAACGCCCCAAGGACAGGACCTCCCAGCCACGCCCACCTGagcagccccagctgccccccccacacacacacacacagaggccctTCCTGCCCCTGCCGCGGTCGCCCCTTCGTCTAAAGTGAGCCTCATCCCGGCCCATTGGGCAGCGGCCAccgcagagccacgccctgggggTATCTGAAGGCTCCCCGGCCCCTCACTGCCCAGACGTGCCCACATCTGCTCCCGAGTGGCCCCCCCAGAGGACGTGCCACGATGCTGGACTGTGTCGCTCTggtccggggggagggggagctcggCAGCCCCTCGCACAGCACGGCGGCCCGGCACCCGCTCcaggcctctccctcccaccagcctcagCTCCGGCTCAGTTCCTGCCGGCACGTTCACTGCACAGCACGCTCCCCGACGCCCCGCGCCCGCACCGGGCCCTGTGCCTTCGCGTTAGGTTCTGCCTCACAGTCCCCGCAAGAAGCACCCCCCGGGCCGGCTCAGTACCCCCCCGAGCCAAGCCCCCAGGAAATCCCTCACTCCGTGCGAACCCCAACCAGAAAAGCGGGGCGTACCTGAGGTCTCCCCCAGAATCCGCGGGGGCTTGGTGTCTTTGCCGCTGTCTCTGCTGGGACTGGTGGCCGGCTCCGTGGTGCTGAGCCCCGCCGGGATCCTGCTCCTGGGGTCCAGGGGCGCAGTGACCCCCTTAGTCTGCAGCGTCATGGCGGTGGCCGTGGTGGCCGTGGCCGCGCTGGCCGTGGCCGCGGTGGTCTTCCGCGTCTGGAAGTAGGAGACGGTGGTGGGGCCGTCGGGAGCCGTGTTGGCCGccagggcctcctcctcccccgtgGGCCCCCACGCGATGAACTCGGCCTCCGTGGTGGGCCGGCCGCCGCGCGGGTGCACGTCGAAGCTGCTGAACACGGCGGGCAGCTGCCTCCGGCCCCTCCGCAGCAGGGCCTGCCGGTCCGTGGGGGCCCCGCTGCCCCCGGGGGGCGACGGAGCGGAGGGCGAGGGGCCCAGGGAAGGGCCGGGTTTGGCAGCGGCGGGGGGCTTGGCGAGCCCCGCTTTGGGCCCCAGGGCGGCCACCTGCTCCCGGGGCCTGTGCGCCCGTTTGGCGCGGGGACTCGGCATCTGCCCGTGACTGCGCTCCACGCGGGCCGGCCGGGGGCTCCACACGGGCGCGGGGATCCGGGCCGGCTGTCCGCTCCTCAAACTCCACaggcggggcggccggggcgAGGGCCGGGGCAGCAGCCGGAACTCGGGGCCGGGGCCCAGCGCCTCGCAGGCGGGCAGGTCCGTGGCGAGCTGAAACATGGCGATCAGGATCCAGGCCTGGCTTCCCAGCGCGCAGCCCGGCCAGCGCACGGACATGGAACTGcgtggagagagagggggggtcAGTGCGGGCGGCTCTGCggggcctctcctccccccaccacggCCCGAGCCGCTGTGCGTGGGGCTGAGCCCCATCCTCCCTCCACAgcggaacccgggaccctcatcGCTCATGTCCAAGGCCTGTTCCGCCTGACCTAGCCATCGCGGTTTAAAAGAAcaccctccaacacacacacacacacacacacacatacccccccacacacacacacatacacacacatacacacacacacacacacacatatacacacatacacacatacacacaccacacacacacacacacaccacacacacacacacaccacacacacacacatacacacacatacacacacacaccacacatacccctaacacacacacacacacaccacacacacacacacacacacacacacacacacaccacacaaacacacacatgttcCTAAGAGCTGCCTCCCGGCCTGCACGTCCCGTCACGTCTCTGCAGGGAGCCGCAGGGCACAGAgcgggctggcagccaccgcccACTGCCCGGGGGACGCCGAGCCCcgagcccccggcccccggccgtCCGCAGCCAAGCAGACCTCGAAGGCCCCCTTGGCCAGCAGCGCCCAGAACAGGGCAGCGAGGACGGGAGGCGAGGGCACGGCAGGGCCGTCGGGCGACACCGTCCTCTGGGCCAGAGGTCACCCACCAGGCGGCCCTCAGCGTGCAGCCACCTCCGCCGGGGTCAGGAGGGGCCGGCGTCCCCTCAGCGCGGCACCTGGCGGACTCCACGTGGGGGTGAAGCCAGGCGTGTCCAGAGCCCGGCCACGGCCCGCGCCCCctgctcgcccccccccccccgccctcctcgtGTTTCGGTGGAACGTGCGCGTTTTCCAGCCGCCGTGGCCTCCGCGTCTTGCTGGGGACCCTTCTTATGGGGGCCCCTCGGAGTTCGCTCGGGCACATGCCCCCTGCGGGGCCCCACGGACAGTGTGCGGGCACCCGCTCTGCCGGCGCCTCCTGTGGGCACTGGCGCTCCCCCTCACCTTCCGGGCAGATGCCCTtgaagcccccccgccccctcagcccctgggggtgggaggaggggcaccGCCTGGGGGGGGGGCCTGTCAGTGTGACGTGAGCTCCCAGGTGGCTCAGGGGGTGTCACGTGAAACCCAGAGCCCGGACCGCCGCGCGGAAAGGTGTGGGTCCGGCCCACGCGCCCTCTCCCACCCGCTCAGGCAACAGGCGCCAAAGTGAGCGCTCGTCACACAGCTTGACAGGAACCCGGACCCGtgagggcggcgggggcggcggggggtgcTCCGTGCAAGGCGCCAGCCTAAAGCTGCTCAGAACCCGCGCgggaagcagcagcagctgggctggCTGAGGGCGGCATGGGGTTCACAGGAAATAAACCAGGAGTGAGTGTGAGCCACCGGGTGAGCGTGCGCACAGGGTGTCTCAGGACTGCGTGGGGTGTGCGTGTGCGAGGcgggtggatgtgtgtgtgtgtgtgtgtatgactgtCAGCATGAGACTGAGTGTAGAAGTGGGTGTgggtgtacctgtgtgtgtgtgtccgtgtgagAATGTATACAGTCTGTGTGTCCATGAGGCATGTCGATGAGTGAGGGTGAGctcatgtgtgggtgtgggtgttgcTGTGAGTGTGTCAATGTGTgaatgtctgtgtgtctgtgaggtGA
Coding sequences within it:
- the AJAP1 gene encoding adherens junction-associated protein 1; amino-acid sequence: MWIQQLLGLSSMSVRWPGCALGSQAWILIAMFQLATDLPACEALGPGPEFRLLPRPSPRPPRLWSLRSGQPARIPAPVWSPRPARVERSHGQMPSPRAKRAHRPREQVAALGPKAGLAKPPAAAKPGPSLGPSPSAPSPPGGSGAPTDRQALLRRGRRQLPAVFSSFDVHPRGGRPTTEAEFIAWGPTGEEEALAANTAPDGPTTVSYFQTRKTTAATASAATATTATAMTLQTKGVTAPLDPRSRIPAGLSTTEPATSPSRDSGKDTKPPRILGETSGLAVHQIVTITVSLIMVIAALITTLVLKNCCAQSGNPRRNGRPRKLDQQEESCQNLTDFPPARVPSSLDIFTAYSEGLQCSHECVRASVPTYADETLRSVGEYKSTFNGNRPPSSDRHLIPVAFVSEKWFEISC